CTGACCTCTCTGGACTCCAGACTCCTATCGACACCGACCGTTCAAACTTCACACGGCCAAAGCCAAGCTCCTAATCGCCGTCTACAAGCTCCTCCTCTCCGGGGCTCCCCATCTCAGGCCCTGAACCGTAGGACTCACTGACTTGTCCTCACGGCCACCCCGTGATAGCTACACTCAAAACCCACATCACTTCCAAGCCCTTCTCACTACCTCTACTGTCGTCACTCCTGGCTACTCCTGTCATCCTTCCCCCTGCGTGATGGCCTCCCCGTGGGACTACACTTCTGCCCTTGCCTCCGTGCGGTCTATTCTCCACACAGTACTCAGGGGGATCTCTTTAAAACACAAGTCCGATCCCAACTGTCCTCCGCTCTAAACCCTCCCGCGGCTCCCAATTTCTCCCCAAGTAAAGCCAAGTCCTTACCCTAACAGATAAGGCCTACAAGCCCTCCACAACCCATCACCTCCTCTGTGTCAACCCCCTACATGCTGTCACTCTCCCTCTCGTCCATTTGCTCTGGCAGTGGCATTGGTCTCCCCGATTTCCCTCGCAATTCCTCAAACGTGCCACGtttgccccagggcctttgcacctgtgTTTCCTCTGCCTACAAACCCTTTCCCGACAGAGAGAGATCTTTGGTTCACTCCCTCACTTCCTGTGAGTCTCTATTCAAATGGCACCTTATCACAAATACTTCCCTGACCCTGACCGCACTATTTAAAACAGCAAACCCACTCTAGAAACGTCCTAATTCCCTTGCcttgcttttcctcttctctatgAGGACGCACTGCAGGTTTACTTAGCTTCTTCTCGTTCCCTTCCCCCGCTAGCATTACGTTTCATGAAGCCAGAGAACTTTTGCTCCGTGAAATCCCCAGGGCATAGAACAATGCCTAAAACATGGTAATGATATAATGGGGACCCACAGCAAGGGCTGTGGGCCAAGCACTGCCCCGAGTGCCGTTCATACATCGTCTCGTGTAATTCACACAGCAGCGCGATCGCAAGGTGCCAGAACTCAGCAGCACGAAAGCGGCCCCACAGCCCAGGACGTTTCCTGAGCAATAACACAAAACGTGTGTCACACTACACCCAGGTGCTGTCTCTGGGCACCTGAAATAACCGTACGCTGTTCCATTTTACCCTCACGTCAACTCCATCAGGCCAGCTTTGTAACCTTcgccattttacagaagaggaaagaacataAAAACTCGCCCCGGGTTGCTTCTAGCACATAGCGACAATAACGACGGCAGCTAAGACGTACATGAGCCGATGCATATAAAGGTACGTGCCAGATACTTTCCTAAAAGCTGGAAGGCATGGACaagggggttggggttggggttggaGGTCAGACAATATAGAGCAGGCTCCTGGGTCTGTATCTACCCGGACTCGGTTGATGCCGCCATAGTGGGGCACCATAGCCAGCTCCAGCTGAGGCTTccgctcctcttcctcctcttcatcttcctcctcctcctcctcatcgcTGCCCTCCGATGGCGGGGGTTTTGTCCCATGCAGATTATGCATCCGAAGCATCATCAGTCTGGGGGAAAGCGTGGGGTGAGTGAGGCACGGGATGCCAGGATActcagagagaagggggagagaagcCGGAAACCTCGATTTCTAGGTCCTGGGGAAGAGGGAGCTGGGGGTTCAGACTCCTGGTCCTAGGAACACCTCAGATTTCACTCACCTGTTGCTCTGGGCGCTCTCCGCCTGGGTCCCAGCGCACAGGTAAAGTGTAAGAGGAAGCTCTGTCCGGCTGTCTCCCAGATGATCCCGGACTATGTCGAAGCTAAGACAGGGGGCGCCTCGGGATAAAAAGAGAGGTCGCAAAATTAGAACGGGACAGAGATCTCAGCACCCCCCTCGCGCGTGAAGTTTTCATCCGTCTTAGAGCCCAGTCTTCTCTCTCAGAGTGCCTCGTAAGTAAAAGACTCCGGACCAGACCCGCTCGGGAGTCAGGATTCCAGTCCCCTTCCTCCTCAGGACCCAAGAGTCCTGGTGCCCGGCCCTACCAGTCTGCGCTCGGTGGTACAGCACATAAGCCTCCTCGTCCATGACAAGCTCCTCTCCTTCGCGGAGCGGCGGTCCCCGCCCGGGCAAGTAGACCTGGGACGGGCCTTCGGTCCTTGCGTCGCTGGACTCGGCCTCCATGGGTTCCCCGGTCCCACACGTGCGCCTCCTCCCCTTGCGCGCCGCCATCTTCGAAGCCTCTCACCGCCGGCGCGCAGGGAGGACGTCACTTCCGGGTTGCGGTTTCCTTTTTCTGAGATCTGCTCGGCGGCACGGTTGCCTTGGAAACCTCCGAGCTCACCAATTAGAGAGGGCGGCGGGGAGAGGGTGAAGGAGAACTAAGGAAAAAGAGTCCTAGCCTAGCGACCGAGGCTTGCGGATTCGGAGAAAGTACACCCTTCGCGTGACTTTGCGGCGCTTTTCTGCGGAGCGGCGGCAAGGCCTCCTGGGAGTTGTAGTTCTGTACGAAGCCAGTTTTCTCCATCTACTGGAGGAGTCCTGAGCCCCGACTCCATCTTCCACCTTGGACTCCCATTGCTTCCTTTCCGCTATATTATTCATGTATGCAAATAAGAGTTCTCACTGGCAAGAAGACTGGGCTTTTGCTCCCTGAGGACCCATAAAGCCGggttcctctcccctccttgttATGATGGCTTTAATTCACTTCAAACTGCTTTAGTGTAGACAGGATGATATTATGTGTAAGTCAGTCGGTTGAATCTACCCTCTTGGGGCAGTCAATTGCCTAACCAGGCGTTCACATTGCAGCTATGGTCAGCGAGCACTTAATCAGAAAGTCAGCCCTCTGGAGACCGCCGTTACAAGCGCTTTGGCTCTCTTTATCCCTCATCGGCAATGAAACGTTAGAAATAGATTCTCATTGGTGAGATTCACGGCATTCGAGATAGGTGGATTGGCTGGGATATACTAGACTCCTCGCTTGCAAGAACAGGATATTAAGAATCAAGCAAGAGGCCTTGTCTGTGGCCATAGGAGTGGGACCCTAGACTTAATCCTAAAGTGTTTTGATCCCGGATCTTTCTGGAGTTCTCTGTCCCGccttctctctgggtctctgtcctCCCTCGCACCATCTCAGTCTTCTTCTTAGGATCTATTCTCACAGCCCCTTTCTGGGTCTTTGTCTCCCATCTCCTTCCAGGGTCTGTGTTCTGAATACAATTTTCTTTCcgccctctcttcctctgtgggACTTTTCTCGGTTTCTGTTTCCTCCAGGGAAGTTTGAGGGGGGCTGAGACAAACACGGAGCTCACACTTGGACTGAGGAGGCATAAAAACATGGTTTATTCCAAACACTGCAATGTGTAACAGGAGAgtgggaggggaggttggtggtgGGTGTGGATTCCCAGACCGTCTCCTCCACAACCCAGCTCCAGACCCGGCTGGAGATCTAGGAAAAggaggcttggggggggggggggggggggggggggagggggaggggagaggttggagacaggggggaggggagggggtgtctgCTGGGTTTTTGTTGGGAGGGTCACAGATAAGGGCTGGAGTTGGAGAGGGTGTGGTTGGTGGCACGTGGGGCTGGTAGTGAGGTGCGACAGGGTGGGAGGGTTTGGCCCGATGTTTGTTGGGATCAACGCTAGGACAGGGGGAGGCGGGGCTTCCGTTGGGAGTGTCCGAGGTCAAAATTGGGAAAAGCGACCTagggtggggaaaggaggagggtgtGTCACGGTATGACGTCAAGGGTCACAGTCTGGGATTCGGGTCACAGTTTGGGGTCAGGGGTCACAGTCTGGGGTCGGATGACCATTTTTAGGGGTCGGAAGTCACAGTCTGGGGTCAGGGGTTTCTGTGTGGCGGGGCCAAGGTCTGGGGTCACAGTTTGGCGAACGCGTCTCACAGTTTTGAGTCCCAATGGATGAAAGGTTAAAAACGGGCTTCCCCGGAGGCGTGGCCGGGGCCGGGGAGCTGCACAGTGATGTGGGGGCCACGGCCCCgggcgtgggggtggggcgcgggcGCGGcgtgtccccaccccctcccccacctcccgccccatCTGGTGACGTTAAAAAGCCCTTGTcgggtttaaaaacaaaacaaaacaaaaacaaacctccaGTGGGCTCCgagacccccaccccctccctttcaGGCTGGGtgagatttgggggagggggggccaaATCCCTTCCGGCTCTTGGTGCCCCCAGAGCGACGGGGCGCAGGACGCTGCTCCAGGCGGGGTCCGGCCAGGTCCAACTTTTCCTTCCCAACCCACGCGGGTCCTGTCTGTTGCGCGTGCCCCCTCGGGCCGTGGCCTGCGCTGACCGAGGGGGCGCCGGGGGCCCCCTGGGCCGCGTCATACCTCGGACTCGAGGCTGGAGAAGTGCGCCGAGCCCCTGCGGGTACCCAGGTCCCCGCCCCGGTGTCTCCGGTGGGGCGCGGCGGGCAGCGGCGGCCCCCAGTGCGCGGCGTGCGGGCAGCGGCGCGCGTGGCGGGAGGGCCCGGTGAGCCTGCGCGCGGGGGCGGCGCGGGGACACGAGCTGAGGTCCTCGAGCGAGCGCGAGGTGGGCGCCGGCGGCGGGAGGTCCCAGCCCCCCGCGGCGCGCCGGTGCCGGTGGTGGtgcggggcggcggcgggcgcgcggTGCGAGGCCCGCGGGCGGTGAGGGTGCGGCCGCGGACACCCGCAGCGGGCCCGGCGCCGGGGCGGGGGTCCGGCGGCccagggcgggggcggcggcgcccACCAGCCGCCGTCCAGGCCGTCGTGCGAGCAGCTCAGATggcgcggcggcggcagcagctcCAGGCTGGCGCAGTGACGGCAGTGCCAGGCGGCTGGACCGCTGCGCGGGGGCAGGTAGTCCCAGCTGCCGGCGCGCCAGCCCCCGAGCTTGTCGACCGACCAGTAGCGGCCGGGCGGCGGCCCGAGGCGCTCGGCGTACGGGTAGGGGAAGTCGGCGAACCACCAGGGCTCCAGGCCGCCCAGCGACGCGCCGCCCAGGCTCTCCGAGTCCTCCGAGTCCGACGGCGACGGCTCGAGGTCCAGGTAGGGGCAGGGGGGCGGCGCGGCGCGGCACGGGGGTGGCGCGGCCTGggccccgccgcccgcgccccccgcgccgcccgcgccgcccgcgccgGGCCCCAGCAGGGGCTGGCTCTCGGGGTCGGAGCGCGGCCAGCGCGCGGGCGCCGGCGGGCTCTCGTCCTCGTAGGCCAGGCGGCACAGCGGCGGcccgacggcggcggcggcggcggcggcggcggcggcggaggcggggggcgcgggcggcgaCGGGAAGCCGGGGAAGGCGCCGGAGGGGGGCTCGGCCGGCTCCTTGTCGCGCACGATGGCGAAGTAGGAGGGCGGCGGCTTCTGCGGGGGCTGCGCGGCCGGCGGGGACAGCGGGCGCCCCGCCGCGCCCCGGGGCGCCGCGCGCGCCTCGCCCACGCCCAGGCCCTGCGGCTCGATGGGGCCGTAGTAGCGGTGGAAGCCGTCGGCCAGGCCCGCGCCCCCCGGAGGCCCGGCACCTTTGGCGCGGCGCCAGCGGTCCACCGCCGCGCGCTCGCGGGGCACGAAAGGCGCCGGGCCGGGCGCGGGCCGCGCCGCCGGGTACGCGGGGCTGGGcagcggctgcggcggcggcgggggcttGGCTGGCGGCGGGGCGGCCTCCGCGCTGCAGCAGCTGTACATGCCCTGCGGGGGGTCGTGAGAGAAGCAGggtcagcgggggggggggggggggggggcgggggcggggagggcggcggGGAGATGCCCGGGACcgcccgcctcccctccagccctcccgcccGGCCGGGACCTCGACCCAGGTGTCTCCCACTGCGAGgcagccctgcctgcctctgtccCCGCGTACCCTGGAGAAGGCCAGCAGGAAGTCCATGCGGTGGGTGGGCCCCAGGCAATGCCGCAGGCGCCAGTACACCAGGTGCTCCCAGGCGAAGACCAGCAGGGAGAGGCCCATGGCCACCAGCAGCATGTAGAAGACCCCCGCCATGTTGTCGATGTCCAGCTTACTGCTCATCACCTCGATTTTGTCGTTGTGGCAGATCCCGGAGAGCCACAGCCGCTCCAGCATCTCGATCTCATCTGGAGAAAGCGGGCCGGGGGCAGGGGTCAACTTCCAGGGGCACCCTCCTCGGACCCTCTTCTCTGATACAGGAGTCTAGGCGCCCGGCCCTCTCCTCCCTTAGACCCTGGTGTCCTGATCCTCATCCCCTCCTGCGCCCGCGACCTAGGgctctggcccccacccccacccccacccccacgccccacccccgaGGCATCCCTGTGCGCAGCCAGCCGCACCGTCCCCCAGGAACTGCAACAGAGCCAGGTCGATCGGGCGCTTCCAGCGGGAGCCCTTGTGCAGGGCGATGCCGTAGCCCGTCGTGGCAAAGACCTTGCCCGAGCCGATGGTGACCAGCTTGCAGCCTTCATCCTTGCGGGCCATGTAGTTGAGCACAGCCGCATCATAGATGAAGGCGTCCAGcttcctggggagggggtgggcagggggcatgAAAGGCAGGGTCAGTCCCACCCAGATGCTCTCACGGCCCTCCCGGAACCCCCTCTCACCCCTAATAGCCTCCAACTGCCCCACATCCTGACCGGTGGTGAACTCCAGAGCAAGCCACCGCACCTCTCGGTGCCTCCGTTTGGAGCTGCAAAGTGGGGACAACATCAATACCTCCCTTCCACGGTTGCCGCAAAGGTAAGTTGATGGCTTGGTGCAAAGAAAGTGCTGGAGAACGTTATGTTCAGCCTTCACTGCAGCCCTCCAGAGAAGGTTCTGGATACTCCTCCATTCTACAGAGggctgaggctcagacaggggACTCCTGCAAATCATAATAACGCTAACGATCGCTTGTATCGTGCCGGGCGCCGTGCCATCGGCGGTAATAACACGTTCAAGGCTCTCAGCGCTCCTGCGAGGTGGAAACTCATCTCCATTACTCAGATGGGAACCGCAGGCCCAGACGCGCACCTTACTTACTTGGCGTGCCTCCTCCCGCTAGGCCCCCAGTTTCTAAACCTTGAGACGAAgacaagcagggagagagaattccccCTTACGGATGAATACACGATGGCGCACGTGCCCAGCGTCCCCTCCTTCGCAACTGCAGCCCTCCGCCTACTTCTGTGATTATCCGATGAACCCCAGCCTCTCCTCCGAGACTGCGAGCCCCAGCTGGGACACGTTCCAAGCTGTGACtcagcacagttcctggcacacccACAGGGgctgtaaatatttgtggatcgcatggatgagtggataaagaagtccACGCTGTGTCACTATTCGATGAAACAAGATCTAGGCCTATGATCTGACATCAAGATGCCCAGGGCATATCcgtgaagaagaaaagaaaaaaaagaaaagagtcgtAGAGGCCCATATAGAGCATAACtccatgttaattttttaaaatttattttagagagagagagtgcacgcgggggagagggccagagggagagagagagaatcttaagcaggctctgtgctccgcACCGCGctggactcggggctcgatcccacgaccctgggatcacgacctgaactgaaatcaagagccttgacgctcagccgactgagccacccaggtgcccttccatattaatttattatttaaaataaatgtttgaaatgttgatttattttgagagagcgagcgagcgtgggaggagcagagagaaagggaaagagagagaatcccaagcaggctccgcactgtcagcacggagcccgtcGCGGGGGCCCAGAcccctgaaccacgagatcatggcctgaaccaaaaccaagagtctggggcgcctgggtggcgcagtcggttaagcgtccgacttcagccaggtcacgatctcgcggtccgtgagttcgagccccgcgtcggcctctgggctgaccgctcagagcctggagcctgtttccgattctgtgtctccctctctctctgcccctcccccgttcatgctctgtctctctctgtcccaaaaataaataaacgttgaaaaaaaaaattaaaaaaaacaacaaccaagagtctgatgcttaaccaactgagtcaaaTCTCCGGTAAAGccctctccacatcctcacacaTGAGCACATCAATGCCTTGTGTACCTGCCTCTGTACGtgcagagaaatgaaagaaaagggcaGAATTAGTCCGCAGACCCCAagtggagagacagacagcagatCCCCTCCCGTCCCCCCCCGCAACAGATTCCAGCCAAAGCAAacacttgggggaggggggaggcaaaTAATTTGAGGCTCTGGAGACGAGCAGAAATCTGGGGGAGGGCAGTCAAGATCCCACGATTGGAAAATGGGGTTTTATATGGATTCTAACAGGCAGGGAGATCCCAGCTGACATCTGgaaactttatatttatatatatatatatgttgtgatatatatatcacaactGCCTTGTAGGCAAACTGTAATTTCCCTGTAGGTTTCTCTTTGTTTAGGAAAATGCCCTTGGGGGCGAAAGGTGAATTGCCTCCCTGTCTAAGTAGAAAGAACTGTAGGTTTCCAGAGTCAGGCTGAAgaggggggatggagggaggggcttGAGGACTAGGGTAAAATGTAAGGAAGGTCTCCAGGGGTCCTtgcggggaggaagggggaggtgggggaggaggtggggagagacctGGGAGGCATTGTGGACAGAGTCAAAAACCAAGGCTTCCAATGGCAGGGAGGTGTGAGAGGCTTTCAGGAAGAGAGGATCTAAGAGCCTTCAC
The sequence above is a segment of the Leopardus geoffroyi isolate Oge1 chromosome E2, O.geoffroyi_Oge1_pat1.0, whole genome shotgun sequence genome. Coding sequences within it:
- the GRIN2D gene encoding glutamate receptor ionotropic, NMDA 2D isoform X3; protein product: MVGWEHRGALTLDPGAGEAVLGAQLRSVSAQIRLLFCAREEAEPVFRAAEEAGLTGPGYVWFMVGPQLAGGGGSGAPGEPPLLPGGAPLPAGLFAVRSAGWRDDLARRVAAGVAVVARGAQALLRDYGFLPELGHDCRAQNRTHRGESLHRYFMNITWDNRDYSFNEDGFLVNPSLVVISLTRDRTWEVVGSWEQQTLRLKYPLWSRYGRFLQPVDDTQHLTVATLEERPFVIVEPADPISGTCIRDSVPCRSQLNRTHSPPPDAPRPEKRCCKGFCIDILKRLAQTIGFSYDLYLVTNGKHGKKIDGVWNGMIGEVFYQRADMAIGSLTINEERSEIVDFSVPFVETGISVMVARSNGTVSPSAFLEPYSPAVWVMMFVMCLTVVAVTVFIFEYLSPVGYNRSLATGKRPGGSTFTIGKSIWLLWALVFNNSVPVENPRGTTSKIMVLVWAFFAVIFLASYTANLAAFMIQEEYVDTVSGLSDRKFQRPQEQYPPLKFGTVPNGSTEKNIRSNYPDMHSYMVRYNQPRVEEALTQLKAGKLDAFIYDAAVLNYMARKDEGCKLVTIGSGKVFATTGYGIALHKGSRWKRPIDLALLQFLGDDEIEMLERLWLSGICHNDKIEVMSSKLDIDNMAGVFYMLLVAMGLSLLVFAWEHLVYWRLRHCLGPTHRMDFLLAFSRGMYSCCSAEAAPPPAKPPPPPQPLPSPAYPAARPAPGPAPFVPRERAAVDRWRRAKGAGPPGGAGLADGFHRYYGPIEPQGLGVGEARAAPRGAAGRPLSPPAAQPPQKPPPSYFAIVRDKEPAEPPSGAFPGFPSPPAPPASAAAAAAAAAAVGPPLCRLAYEDESPPAPARWPRSDPESQPLLGPGAGGAGGAGGAGGGAQAAPPPCRAAPPPCPYLDLEPSPSDSEDSESLGGASLGGLEPWWFADFPYPYAERLGPPPGRYWSVDKLGGWRAGSWDYLPPRSGPAAWHCRHCASLELLPPPRHLSCSHDGLDGGWWAPPPPPWAAGPPPRRRARCGCPRPHPHRPRASHRAPAAAPHHHRHRRAAGGWDLPPPAPTSRSLEDLSSCPRAAPARRLTGPSRHARRCPHAAHWGPPLPAAPHRRHRGGDLGTRRGSAHFSSLESEV